From Daucus carota subsp. sativus chromosome 6, DH1 v3.0, whole genome shotgun sequence:
TTGCACTCCAgaaagaacactttaaaaaaagaacaacaaagaacactatcataacacttcattttttataaaaaatgatttgttaagattataattacatggttaaacaccaattaaactttatatatgaaatctaacaccccaaactcatccaaattattactatgaaatattatagaatccagaatagaatcaagaacagaatccagaatagaatcatgtagATATATCTTTTTCACgattattttacatagaatcatgttatttttaatttatatttattgttaaacatggtggatactgtttttattcataataaaacgttaatcaccttaaaatttgaatttaattcaagtttttgatgagattctacatttgattctaaagtgttctgtgttgttctttttttaagagtgttctgttttgagcaatggcctatatatatatatatatatatatatatatatatatatatatagggtcttactccagtacaaactccttactgtacaaacgtacaaaccagtgattatggcaataatatttagtgattagcagattttaatataacaaatacatacatacatccatcaccaccaccccacccaccaccaccaaccaccactgcgcctctctctctccaccaaccaccactgccCAGCGCCTCTTTCTCTCACCACCCACCACCATCACCACCAGCGGCTCTCTCTGGTTGTTCGCTCACCGACCTgtgctatacacacacatattcaccactgcttttctcatctccctcaatcgtgtctCTCTGTCTCAAtcgtgtttctagcactgccCTCGCACCGATGTCGCGGCTGCCGCCGGCCGCGCTGCACCAGCACTCGGTTATGTCGCCCCGTAAGTgctcccctccccttatctctccatcaCACCCCCTGATAGATTTAGTGATTttgttcaatcatttagtgattgtttgtacgtttgtacactaaggagtttgtatttgagcacttgcctatatatatatatatataggtcattgctcaaaacagaacactgttaaaaaaagaacaacacagaacattttagaatcaaatatagaatctcatctaaaacttgaattacaTTCAAATTTAAAGCTGAATAACgttttattatgaatgataatagtatctaccatgtttaataataaatatttattaaaaataacatgattctatgtaaaataatcatgcaaaaaatatatttatatgattctattctggattcgattctggattctgttctggattctataatatttcatatcaataatttggatgagtttggatgttagatttaatatattaagtttaattagtgtttagctatgtaattataactttaacaaataattatttgtgaaaaatgaagtgttatgacagtgttctgtgttgttctttttttaaagtgttctgtgtggagtgcaaccctatatatatatatatatatatatatatatatatatatatatatatagggcattgctcaaaacagaacacccttaaaagaagaacaaagaagaacactttggaatcgaacatagaatctcatctaaaacttgaattaaattctaactttaagctaattaaccatttattatgaataataatagtatctcacatgtttaacaacaaatatggattaaaaataacatgattccatgtgatattaatcatggaaagaatatatacatgattctattatggattctgttctggattctataatatttcatattaataatttggatagatttggatgttagatttcatatattaagtttagttagtgcttaactatgttattataatcataacaaatcattttttatgaaaagaaaaagtgttatgatagtgttctgtgttgttctttttttaaagtgttctgtgtggagtgcaaccctatatatatatatatatatatatatatatatatatatatatatggcattgctcaaaacagaacacccttaaaagaagaacaaagaagaacactttggaatcgaacatagaatctcatctaaaacttgaattaaattctaactttaagctaattaaccatttattatgaatgataatagtatctagcatgtttaacaacaattatggattaaaaaataacatgattctatgtgatattaatcatgtaaagaatatatacatgattctattctAGATTCTGTTTTGGATAATTTGGAtagatttggatgttagatttcctatattaagtttagttagtgcttaacaatgtaattataatcataacaaatcattttttatgaaagaaaaagtgttatgatagcgttttgatagtgttctgtgttgttctttttttaaagtgttctgtgtggagtgcaaccctatatatatatatatatatatatatatatatatatatatatatatatatgtatatggtaCAAATTTGTTTGAGCTCTAcctaattttatttctttacaaCCAAATGGAGCATTAATgtttatactatattttctagtcaacaactttttattaaatttaaactccATGCAGTTTATCCTTTACGccatgtttgtttgaaattatcCTCGGACCACTACATTAATTTCTTTAAATTTCAAGGATTATAATCTTATCAGATTGTGTTGCAATCACCTTTTTAATTCATTTCTGTGTATTATAATGCTTTCTCTCCCAAGGGATTATAATCCTATGAAAATGAACTAAAAAAAGATtgagatataaatatatgagattataatcatttatatttGAGATGAATAAGGTAATAATCAGGGAATTATAATCCTCTCAAACAAACATGGCCTTAGAGAGATCAATAAGGTTTGAATTTATGCAAGGAacaacttttaaaaattaacaattGTTCAGGTGTACTCACTAGACTGGACGCCTGAAAAAAATCGTATTGTCAGTGCATCTCAAGATGGGAGGTTGATAGTTTGGAACGCCCTCACCAGCCAGAAAACTCATGCCATTAAGTTGCCCTGTCCGTGGGTCATGACGTGTGCTTTCTCTCCTAGTGGACAATCTGTTGCATGTGGTGGCCTTGATAGCATTTGCTCCATTTTTAACCTAAATTCTTCCATGGACAAGGATGGAAATGTGCCTGTATCAAGAATGCTAAGTGGTCATAAGGGATATGTATCTTCATGTCAGTATGTTCCAGATGAAGATACTCACCTTATAACAAGTTCAGGTGATCATACATGTATTTTATGGGACATTACTACGGGCCTCAGGACTTCAGTTTTTGGTGGTGAATTTCAATCCGGGCACACTGCTGATGTACTAAGGTGTGTTATCTGTATTCTATTGTGCTAGCTACAGCTTTTAACTCTGGTTTTTCCATTTTTTGTACATTGACAGGAACACCCTTCTTTTGCTCATAATATTATACGTAATGTGTAGTGTGGAAGGAAATGTCTTCTAGTGGACTTTCTTCACTCATTGTGACTATTAAAAATCTATCTAGCTTGTCAAATCTGAATAAATCAAGTTATCTAAAAGGCACTACCAACCTCAAttgtttttatttgaaaaaattactgCAAATTTGAGACTGAAATAAAGtcaatttgattattaaaataaaaaatgtgcgaaaccaATTAGCAATAAATAATATAGAGAATAAATGATCGTATCTTGGTTTCCTAAACCATAAGTATACCGTAAAGAGGTTCACATGCGACAAGTTCAAGGATGTTTGTATGGTGTTGGTTTAGTACATAAAGAGATTTGTATGCGATAAGTACATAAAGATTGTATCTTATTGTTGGTAATATATTGCTGACGTTACTGTGAGAAAAGGTCAGATATTGACATCTGTAACAGTTTCATGCATAACTCACTGTTTAATCTAGTGGAAGGTTTCGGCTTAGTTGTTGAAGAGAAAGTTGTTCAATAGTCAAGGCTCGTCTGTGAAGATTAATGCAGAGTCCACTAGGGCTAACCTCTTTTTAGTAATAAAGGCCATAATGCATTATACCTGCTTAACCTCTTGTGTCATGTTACAGAAGTGTAGTTTATGGTCCACGTAGTTAGATCGCTTATAAAATGATAGCTcttttaaaagtataaatgtatTCTATAAATGCGTCGCAACTCTGTCTGACACATCTAAATTTTTCTCTTTCTTAATAATGTTTTATTTTCCTCAGCGTTTCTATTAATGGGTCAAACTCAAGAATGTTCGTCTCTGGTTCTTGTGATGCAACTGCACGTCTGTGGGATACTCGTGTTGCAAGTCGAGCAGTCCGTACATTTCACGGTCATCAGGGCGATGTTAATTCTGTAAAGTACT
This genomic window contains:
- the LOC108226038 gene encoding guanine nucleotide-binding protein subunit beta-1, translating into MSVSELKERHTAATQTVNSLRQQLNQKRLLLLDTDVAGYARAQNKVPVTFTPTDLVCCRTLQGHSGKVYSLDWTPEKNRIVSASQDGRLIVWNALTSQKTHAIKLPCPWVMTCAFSPSGQSVACGGLDSICSIFNLNSSMDKDGNVPVSRMLSGHKGYVSSCQYVPDEDTHLITSSGDHTCILWDITTGLRTSVFGGEFQSGHTADVLSVSINGSNSRMFVSGSCDATARLWDTRVASRAVRTFHGHQGDVNSVKYFPDGNRFGTGSEDGTCRLFDIRTGHQLQVYNQPNSDTDFAPVKSIAFSISGRLLFAGYANGDCYVWDTLLAQVVLNLGSLQNSHEGRISCLGLSADGSALCTGSWDSNLKIWAFGGHRKVT